A window from Thiomonas sp. FB-Cd encodes these proteins:
- a CDS encoding LysR family transcriptional regulator produces MRHATLRQLKVFEAIGRLRSVTRAAEELHLTQPTVSIQLKQLSDMVGLPLLEQVGKKLYLTQAGQELLKTCGVIFEQLARFEMVVSDLKGTKAGRLRLSVITTAQYFIPRLLGRFFERYPGIEVALEVTNRGKVLQRLADNADDLYVLGQPPEHMDVQAESFLDNPLVVVAPHDHPLAGQRHIALPRLAEEYFLIREPGSGTRLAAENHFKDMGLDLKVRMELGSNEAIKLAVAGGLGLAVLSAHTLALEKNSDEITVLDVQGFPIRRQWYVLHPAEKQLSVVAQTFLDFLRTESQAMARSYLPQIPAFMPAGDDPEGQERITPVATA; encoded by the coding sequence ATGCGCCACGCGACATTGCGCCAGTTGAAGGTCTTCGAAGCCATCGGACGGCTGCGCAGTGTGACGCGGGCAGCCGAGGAATTGCACCTCACCCAGCCCACCGTATCGATCCAGCTCAAGCAACTCAGTGACATGGTTGGCCTGCCTCTTTTGGAGCAGGTTGGCAAGAAGCTTTACCTCACCCAGGCGGGTCAGGAGTTGCTCAAGACATGCGGGGTGATCTTCGAGCAGCTCGCAAGATTCGAGATGGTGGTGTCGGACTTGAAGGGAACCAAGGCCGGGCGCCTCCGCCTGTCTGTCATCACCACTGCGCAATATTTCATTCCGCGGCTGCTTGGCCGCTTTTTCGAGCGTTACCCCGGCATCGAAGTTGCGCTGGAAGTCACCAACCGCGGCAAGGTGCTGCAGCGACTTGCAGACAACGCCGATGACCTCTATGTCCTGGGCCAGCCGCCCGAGCACATGGATGTTCAAGCCGAGTCATTCCTTGACAACCCCTTGGTGGTGGTGGCTCCGCACGACCACCCGCTGGCTGGGCAACGGCATATCGCCCTGCCACGATTGGCCGAGGAATATTTCCTTATCCGCGAGCCCGGCTCGGGTACCCGCCTCGCTGCTGAAAATCATTTCAAGGACATGGGACTTGACCTGAAGGTGCGTATGGAGCTGGGCAGCAACGAAGCCATCAAGTTGGCTGTGGCTGGAGGGTTGGGGCTCGCAGTGCTTTCGGCCCATACGCTGGCGCTTGAAAAGAACAGCGACGAGATCACGGTCCTCGATGTGCAAGGCTTTCCGATCCGCCGCCAATGGTATGTGTTGCACCCTGCGGAAAAGCAACTGTCGGTTGTCGCGCAGACTTTCTTGGACTTTTTGCGGACAGAAAGTCAGGCGATGGCACGCAGCTATCTGCCGCAGATTCCTGCTTTCATGCCTGCTGGCGACGATCCCGAGGGACAAGAGCGCATCACGCCCGTAGCAACGGCATAA